The following coding sequences lie in one Lolium perenne isolate Kyuss_39 chromosome 2, Kyuss_2.0, whole genome shotgun sequence genomic window:
- the LOC127331188 gene encoding uncharacterized protein, translated as MAQVLGAKSLIAPSHHALFLLCTLVFLYSNSIVFSSAQATNRTEDDRQALLCFKSGISRDPAGVLRSWRNDSLNFCNWQGVTCSMTPAIRVVSIQFRSALLRGTLSSCMSGLTSLVQMDLRNNTLSGSIPDEIGELPGLQTLMLAGNRLAGNIPLSLGTAASLRYVNLANNSLSGVIPDSLSNSSLLSELILSRNNLSGEIPANLFNSSKLVAVDLRWNFLSGEIPHFQEMDALQFLNLTGNLLSGTIPASLGNVSSLRCLLLAQNNLTGSIPETLGQIPSLTILDLSYNGFSGYVPTTLYNVSALTLFSLGFNNFIGQIPSEIGHSLPNLQTLVMGGNKFHGLVPGSLTNMSNLQVLDLSSNLLTGAVPSLGSLANLSQLLLENNTLEADDWAFLTSLTNCTELLRLSVDGNILNGSLPKTIGNLSTKLERLNFGRNQISGSIPAEIGNLVKLTLLDMGQNMLSGQIPLTVWNLRNLFVLKLSNNRLSGQIPSAVGNLPQLGQLYLNANSLSGNIPAAIGQCKRLAMLNLSVNNLDGSIPSELLSISSLSLGLDLSNNKLAGLIPQEIGNLINLGLLSVSNNKLSGELPSALGQCVAMVSLHMDGNMLSGIIPQSFSSLKVIQLIDLSENSLTGQVPQFFGNFSSLNYINISYNKFEGPIPIGGIFANSNGVSLQGNTGLCETAAVIFGLPICPTKSIRKRKMKMNTRLLLIIAPPVTIAFLSFLCVVATIMKGNKTQPSESFKETLKRVSYSDILKATNWFSLVNRISSTHTASVYIGRFEFETDLVAIKAFHLSEQGSRNSFFTECEVLKHTRHRNLVQAITLCSTVDFDNNEFKAIVYEFMANGSLDMWIHPRIHKGTPRRLLSLGQRISIAADVASALDYLHNQLTPPMIHCDLKPSNVLLDYDMTSRVGDFGSAKFLSSCRGTPEGLAGFGGTIGYIAPEYGMGCKISTGGDVYSFGVLLLEMLTAVRPTDAQCGNAFSLHKYVGLAFPERIAEVLDPNMPLEEDEVAASLCMQNYIMPLVSIGLMCSMESPKDRPGMHDVFAKIVAIKEAFVETL; from the exons CTCGTATTTTTGTACTCCAACAGCATAGTATTCTCATCAGCACAAGCTACCAACAGAACCGAGGATGATCGGCAAGCCCTTCTCTGCTTCAAATCTGGCATCTCCAGGGACCCTGCCGGTGTTCTCAGATCATGGCGCAATGATTCCCTCAACTTCTGCAACTGGCAGGGGGTCACCTGCAGCATGACCCCTGCAATCCGTGTCGTGTCCATCCAATTCAGGTCTGCGCTGCTCAGAGGAACACTATCCAGTTGCATGTCAGGCCTTACTTCTCTAGTTCAGATGGACCTTCGAAACAATACATTGTCTGGAAGCATACCTGATGAGATAGGTGAGCTTCCTGGCCTACAAACTCTGATGCTTGCCGGCAACAGGCTTGCAGGTAACATCCCTCTGTCATTAGGTACAGCTGCATCTCTTAGATATGTCAACCTTGCAAACAATTCTCTTAGCGGAGTTATCCCTGATTCCTTATCAAACAGTTCGTTACTTAGTGAGCTAATCCTCTCACGCAACAACTTATCTGGGGAGATCCCGGCTAATCTGTTCAACTCATCGAAACTAGTCGCTGTTGATCTCCGGTGGAATTTTCTCTCAGGAGAAATCCCACATTTCCAGGAGATGGATGCTCTGCAATTTCTTAACCTTACAGGGAATTTACTTTCTGGTACTATACCAGCATCTTTGGGAAATGTTTCATCCTTGCGTTGCCTCCTGCTAGCACAAAACAACTTGACAGGATCAATCCCAGAAACTTTAGGTCAAATTCCAAGCCTAACAATTCTAGATCTAAGTTACAACGGATTCTCAGGGTATGTCCCAACCACACTGTATAATGTCTCGGCACTCACACTCTTTAGCTTAGGATTCAACAATTTTATTGGACAGATACCTTCTGAAATTGGCCACTCGCTTCCGAATCTCCAAACATTGGTAATGGGTGGCAACAAATTTCATGGATTAGTCCCAGGTTCTCTGACCAATATGTCAAACCTCCAAGTACTTGATCTTTCAAGCAACTTGCTGACTGGTGCGGTGCCATCTCTAGGATCCTTGGCAAACTTGAGTCAATTGCTTCTAGAGAATAACACACTTGAAGCTGATGACTGGGCGTTTCTTACCTCGCTGACCAATTGCACTGAATTGTTAAGATTATCAGTGGATGGGAATATCCTGAATGGAAGTTTGCCAAAAACAATAGGCAACCTTTCAACAAAGCTGGAGCGATTAAACTTTGGAAGAAACCAAATTTCAGGAAGCATACCAGCTGAGATAGGCAACCTCGTAAAGCTCACTCTGCTTGACATGGGCCAGAACATGCTCTCGGGACAAATTCCCCTGACAGTTTGGAACTTGAGAAACTTGTTTGTCCTGAAACTATCCAATAATAGATTATCAGGTCAGATTCCATCAGCAGTTGGTAATCTTCCTCAACTTGGCCAGCTTTATCTTAATGCCAACAGTTTGTCTGGAAACATACCGGCAGCTATAGGACAATGTAAAAGGCTAGCTATGCTAAACTTATCAGTCAACAACCTTGATGGATCCATACCGAGTGAGCTCCTCAGTATTTCTTCACTTTCCCTTGGTTTGGACTTGTCAAACAATAAACTGGCAGGATTGATACCACAAGAAATTGGTAACTTGATCAATCTTGGGTTATTAAGTGTTTCCAACAACAAATTATCTGGTGAACTTCCTTCTGCACTTGGCCAGTGTGTTGCAATGGTATCCCTTCACATGGATGGGAACATGCTTAGTGGGATTATTCCTCAGTCTTTCAGTTCACTGAAGGTCATACAGCTGATAGATTTGTCTGAGAACAGTTTAACAGGGCAAGTTCCACAGTTTTTCGGGAACTTCAGCAGCTTAAATTATATTAATATATCGTACAACAAATTTGAAGGACCAATTCCGATTGGTGGTATATTTGCAAATTCAAATGGAGTATCCTTGCAAGGCAACACAGGGTTGTGTGAAACAGCTGCTGTCATATTTGGACTTCCCATTTGCCCCACCAAATCAATAAGGAaaaggaagatgaagatgaatacaCGACTGCTGCTCATAATAGCTCCTCCTGTTACTATTGCTTTCCTCTCATTTctctgtgttgttgccactatcaTGAAGGGAAACAAAACTCAACCATCTGAAAGCTTCAAGGAGACACTTAAGAGGGTGTCGTACAGTGACATTCTTAAAGCCACCAACTGGTTCTCTCTGGTCAACCGAATCAGCTCAACTCATACAGCATCAGTCTACATTGGTCGCTTTGAATTCGAAACAGATCTAGTGGCCATCAAGGCGTTCCATCTTAGTGAGCAAGGATCCAGAAATAGTTTTTTCACCGAGTGCGAAGTGCTAAAACACACCCGCCATCGTAATCTGGTTCAAGCTATCACCTTGTGCTCAACAGTGGATTTTGATAACAATGAGTTCAAGGCTATAGTATACGAGTTCATGGCAAATGGTAGCCTAGACATGTGGATACACCCAAGGATTCACAAAGGCACCCCAAGGAGGTTGCTAAGCTTAGGTCAGCGGATAAGTATAGCAGCTGACGTGGCTTCTGCTCTGGACTATCTGCACAACCAGTTGACACCTCCTATGATTCACTGCGATTTGAAACCAAGCAATGTTCTTCTGGACTACGACATGACCTCGCGTGTTGGTGACTTCGGATCTGCCAAGTTTCTCTCTTCATGTCGTGGTACACCTGAGGGGTTGGCTGGCTTTGGAGGAACAATTGGATACATTGCACCTG AATATGGAATGGGATGCAAAATCTCAACAGGCGGCGACGTGTATAGTTTCGGGGTACTGCTACTGGAAATGCTCACTGCAGTGCGACCAACAGACGCACAATGTGGCAACGCCTTCAGCCTTCACAAGTACGTTGGCCTCGCTTTCCCCGAGAGAATCGCTGAGGTTTTAGATCCCAATATGCCATTGGAGGAGGATGAGGTGGCAGCTTCTCTATGTATGCAGAACTACATCATGCCTTTGGTCAGCATTGGGCTGATGTGTTCCATGGAATCACCCAAAGATAGACCAGGAATGCATGATGTCTTTGCCAAAATTGTTGCCATCAAGGAGGCATTTGTCGAAACCTTGTGA